The Salvelinus fontinalis isolate EN_2023a chromosome 39, ASM2944872v1, whole genome shotgun sequence genome has a window encoding:
- the LOC129838700 gene encoding cytoskeleton-associated protein 4-like gives MTARHRNKNNLSEKIASSTQDDVAKKSPKPSSNGSPSIQGSGSGSWVKVIAALCYIALVAAAGFAAIYLQQVLKEVHQISSRNEETVRKNAEVAHKVENVLQQVDNVRGAVDGLESALGTMRAEQEVGSRAVRKGEAETRRLEEALQRLQNELLVDLSEGIKEVKEARERDFYSLEKTVEERLAELSSSIAASVTEFTEAQGETQSQLADLKARLDDMEDPELIRQELSAIVDTVAVLSTTKTATDESAYSLREQIATVGSELQTRNQEIASMSQEVEAVRLLVREMAASLRQQVSGAEAGIQALTDQDQSLQSSLELATEALHSLEKELRGESARAEQRSDGLEVRLKVAEEGGDSLAASLTDLTSKFEAFLAKYDSHESTLAAQGTAAEQARATLQGELEELKGTIGELQSNVVALSDAQTNLASRDSSLGQQIEGLEQQLEALGEVSKSTSHPPPELEKLKSTVDGLVGKAAKLESHEKAIEALQGSLQKTISSLEALAKAPAEEQEGVRGA, from the exons ATGACTGCGAGACATAGAAACAAGAACAATTTAAGCGAAAAGATTGCTTCATCCACGCAAGATGACGTGGCGAAGAAAAGCCCGAAACCTAGTAGTAATGGTAGCCCCTCAATCCAGGGTTCGGGGTCGGGGAGTTGGGTCAAAGTTATAGCTGCTTTATGTTATATCGCATTAGTAGCCGCTGCGGGCTTTGCTGCTATTTATCTACAACAAGTGTTGAAAGAAGTCCATCAAATCAGCAGCAGAAATGAAGAGACCGTACGGAAGAATGCTGAGGTTGCGCACAAAGTAGAGAATGTTCTTCAACAG GTGGACAACGTGAGGGGCGCTGTAGACGGGTTGGAGTCGGCACTGGGCACCATGCGGGCAGAGCAGGAGGTGGGGAGCCGGGCGGTGAGGAAGGGCGAGGCggagacacggcggttggaggAGGCTCTTCAGAGGCTCCAGAACGAACTGCTAGTCGACCTGTCAGAAGGCATCAAGGAGGTGAAGGAGGCCAGAGAGCGGGACTTCTATTCCCTGGAGAAGACGGTGGAGGAGCGCCTGGCTGAGTTGAGTTCCTCCATCGCGGCCAGCGTGACTGAGTTCACCGAGGCCCAGGGTGAGACTCAAAGTCAGCTGGCTGACCTCAAAGCCCGTCTGGACGACATGGAGGACCCGGAGCTGATTAGGCAGGAATTGTCTGCCATTGTCGACACCGTCGCCGTGCTCAGCACCACTAAGACGGCCACCGATGAGTCTGCCTATTCGCTGAGGGAGCAGATCGCCACGGTGGGGTCGGAGCTCCAGACCCGTAACCAGGAAATAGCCTCGATGTCGCAGGAAGTGGAGGCGGTGAGGTTGCTGGTGCGGGAGATGGCGGCGAGCCTGCGGCAGCAGGTGTCGGGGGCAGAGGCAGGCATCCAGGCATTGACAGATCAGGACCAGAGCCTGCAGAGCAGCCTGGAGCTGGCCACCGAAGCTCtacacagtctggagaaggaACTGCGGGGGGAATCGGCCAGGGCTGAGCAGAGGTCCGACGGTCTGGAGGTCAGACTAAAAGTGGCGGAGGAGGGCGGAGACTCCCTGGCGGCATCGCTAACAGACCTGACTTCCAAGTTTGAGGCTTTTCTTGCCAAGTACGATTCCCACGAGAGCACGCTCGCCGCCCAGGGCACGGCAGCCGAGCAGGCCCGGGCCACtctacagggagagctagagGAACTGAAGGGCACCATAGGGGAGCTCCAGTCCAACGTGGTCGCACTGAGTGACGCTCAGACCAATCTGGCTTCCAGGGACTCTAGCCTGGGGCAGCAGATAGAGGGGCTGGAGCAGCAGCTGGAAGCCCTGGGGGAAGTCTCCAAGTCAACCAGCCACCCCCCACCAGAGCTGGAGAAGCTGAAGAGCACCGTGGATGGCCTGGTGGGGAAAGCTGCCAAGCTGGAGAGCCATGAGAAGGCCATCGAAGCACTACAGGGGTCACTACAGAAGACCATTAGCTCATTGGAGGCCTTGGCCAAAGCCCCAGCCGAAGAGCAAGAAGGTGTAAGGGGAGCgtag
- the LOC129838528 gene encoding inhibitor of nuclear factor kappa-B kinase-interacting protein-like isoform X2, with product MPSNEVKQRKKTTAQKQNDEPVETSKYTSEDEAKKAKATEGNSLAKPTSSSPSSLDVKTLTCLLSLIVCIVLTWVVLQQNARFFDVEEKYKLLSGKTASLLEMEEEVIKVSKKCEGLQSLLEHLERQPGGLLPHLEALERDVSQLKDWASGLTEKRGLLQDSVAALTVAVGQIEGRTSAITKDVNTKVASVRTDVRRMDGLRSEVESLLEKVRELEERAAQAEHSMVKRIGDLLAGSIDRIQGLKGATERNAQALEQLKRRLPELFANDRQISERLRELESGRARLVRTVTFAGDLKPKVAAIKRDFGALAPQVDELTLRIGRLAEDLTRREEDIAELRQTFANLSAVEDDLGVVTQQLSQIVEPEMPVLGGEMLLQKVNVSEALPQKLEGEL from the exons ATGCCAAGTAATGAAGTAAAGCAAAGGAAGAAGACCACGGCTCAGAAACAAAATGACGAACCGGTTGAAACGTCAAAGTACACTTCCGAAGATGAAGCAAAAAAAGCAAAAGCTACCGAAGGAAATAGCTTGGCTAAACCTACAAGCTCCTCGCCGTCCTCCCTGGATGTGAAAACGTTAACTTGTCTACTGTCACTGATAGTCTGCATAGTGCTTACATG GGTGGTATTGCAGCAGAATGCAAGATTCTTTGACGTGGAAGAAAAGTACAAACTACTGTCTGGGAAGACTGCAAGTCTCCTTGAAATGGAGGAGGAAGTCATCAAGGTGTCCAAGAAG TGCGAGGGTCTCCAGAGCCTGTTGGAGCATCTAGAGAGGCAGCCTGGTGGTCTCCTGCCCCACTTGGAGGCCCTGGAGCGGGATGTAAGCCAGCTGAAGGACTGGGCGTCCGGTCTAACAGAGAAACGCGGCCTGCTCCAGGACAGCGTGGCAGCACTGACCGTGGCTGTAGGACAAATCGAGGGACGCACCTCTGCTATCACTAAGGATGTCAACACTAAG GTGGCATCGGTACGGACAGACGTGCGTCGGATGGATGGGCTCCGGTCGGAGGTGGAGTCTCTCCTGGAGAAGGTACGGGAGCTGGAGGAGAGGGCCGCCCAGGCCGAACACAGCATGGTCAAACGTATCGGCGACCTGCTGGCCGGCAGCATCGACCGCATCCAGGGCCTCAAGGGCGCCACGGAGCGCAACGCCCAAGCCCTGGAGCAGCTCAAACGCCGCCTACCTGAGCTGTTCGCCAACGACCGGCAGATCTCGGAGCGCCTGAGGGAGCTGGAAAGCGGCCGTGCCCGATTGGTCCGCACGGTGACCTTTGCCGGCGACCTCAAGCCCAAGGTTGCGGCCATCAAGCGGGACTTCGGGGCGCTGGCTCCGCAGGTGGATGAGCTGACCCTGAGGATCGGCCGTCTGGCCGAGGATCTGaccaggagggaggaggacatcgcAGAGCTACGGCAGACGTTCGCTAACCTCAGCGCTGTGGAGGATGACCTAGGAGTTGTGACACAGCAGTTGAGTCAGATAGTTGAGCCTGAGATGCCCGTATTGGGAGGAGAGATGCTTCTGCAGAAAGTCAACGTGAGTGAAGCCCTCCCTCAGAAACTGGAAGGAGAGCTGTGA
- the LOC129838528 gene encoding inhibitor of nuclear factor kappa-B kinase-interacting protein-like isoform X1: MPSNEVKQRKKTTAQKQNDEPVETSKYTSEDEAKKAKATEGNSLAKPTSSSPSSLDVKTLTCLLSLIVCIVLTWVVLQQNARFFDVEEKYKLLSGKTASLLEMEEEVIKVSKKLAASEDDLQGALSTFSLATRLERDLSLLHAVVLAMQDDENSASRDLQTVNTRFLNVTETWQTGLASVTSDLGSLKTESREAHAGATDRVNEAEQRARALDERLEELETSTRRNTRALGRTEDEDAKRSQDQLDWNTKQLHKLEDQVRSLLRVDTELVAQLEEHIPRAQQCEAHLPAVEEAVRSILRLGGDLGTAERRLGELTLQVFGTEDSMLKALTEILDIKQALDALQAHNSILKMRNELAVVKEMLGQLSRGEEQQENQDNSGTPDRGEGGVKGQGPRAG; encoded by the exons ATGCCAAGTAATGAAGTAAAGCAAAGGAAGAAGACCACGGCTCAGAAACAAAATGACGAACCGGTTGAAACGTCAAAGTACACTTCCGAAGATGAAGCAAAAAAAGCAAAAGCTACCGAAGGAAATAGCTTGGCTAAACCTACAAGCTCCTCGCCGTCCTCCCTGGATGTGAAAACGTTAACTTGTCTACTGTCACTGATAGTCTGCATAGTGCTTACATG GGTGGTATTGCAGCAGAATGCAAGATTCTTTGACGTGGAAGAAAAGTACAAACTACTGTCTGGGAAGACTGCAAGTCTCCTTGAAATGGAGGAGGAAGTCATCAAGGTGTCCAAGAAG CTCGCCGCCTCTGAGGACGACCTGCAGGGGGCTCTCTCCACCTTCTCCCTGGCGACGCGCCTCGAACGTGACCTCTCCTTGCTCCATGCCGTCGTCCTGGCGATGCAGGATGACGAGAACTCCGCCTCTCGCGATCTACAGACAGTCAACACCCGCTTCCTGAACGTGACTGAGACATGGCAGACGGGCCTGGCCTCGGTGACCTCCGACCTGGGCTCTCTGAAGACGGAGTCACGTGAGGCGCACGCCGGCGCCACGGACCGGGTGAACGAGGCCGAGCAGAGGGCCCGGGCGCTGGACGAGAGGCTGGAGGAGCTGGAGACCAGCACCCGGCGGAACACACGCGCCCTGGGCCGCACCGAGGACGAGGATGCCAAGCggtcccaggaccagctggacTGGAACACCAAGCAGCTCCACAAACTGGAGGACCAAGTCCGGAGCCTGCTCCGAGTAGATACCGAGTTAGTCGCCCAGCTAGAGGAGCACATCCCCCGGGCCCAGCAGTGCGAGGCTCACCTCCCGGCTGTGGAGGAGGCAGTGCGATCCATTCTGAGGCTGGGGGGGGACCTGGGGACGGCGGAGCGAAGGCTGGGGGAGCTCACCCTGCAGGTGTTCGGGACGGAGGACAGCATGCTTAAAGCCCTGACGGAGATCCTGGACATCAAGCAGGCTCTGGATGCTCTCCAGGCCCACAACAGCATCCTCAAGATGAGGAATGAGTTGGCTGTTGTCAAGGAGATGCTGGGACAGCTCAGCCGGGGGGAGGAGCAACAGGAAAACCAGGATAATTCTGGAACGCCGgataggggagagggaggggtgaaaGGTCAAGGACCCAGAGCAGGATGA